One Pseudonocardia abyssalis DNA segment encodes these proteins:
- a CDS encoding cobalamin-independent methionine synthase II family protein — protein sequence MQRSSERILTTHVGSLARPRDLLEVMREKEHGRPYDADGYTKRVTTAVAEVVDRQVDAGIDVVTDGEMGKVSFLTYVKDRLSGFAADSGEKLMPPSWQVEIDAFPEYYAGYLGKYTEQVSPMTTMVCTGPITYVGQEQLATDIANLRSAIEGAGRSGAGVTEAFLPSTSPSGFGRNEHYSSHGEYLQAVAEALREEYLGIVDAGFLLQVDDPWLIEYLSENPETTPEQRRADAEQHVEILSHALRGIPREKIRLHTCYGLNHGPRVHDIDLRDVAPLMLRIPAGAYSFEVANPRHQHEWKIWRDIPLEDGQILIPGLLGHATNYVEHPELIADQIEQYAGIVGRENVIAGADCGFSSRASFSPEVHPSVVWEKFRALSEGARIASERLW from the coding sequence ATGCAGCGCAGCAGCGAGCGGATCCTCACCACTCACGTCGGCAGCCTCGCCCGGCCCCGTGACCTGCTGGAGGTCATGCGGGAGAAGGAGCACGGCCGGCCCTACGACGCCGACGGCTACACCAAGCGCGTCACGACCGCGGTCGCCGAGGTCGTCGACCGGCAGGTCGACGCCGGCATCGACGTCGTCACCGACGGGGAGATGGGCAAGGTCAGCTTCCTGACCTACGTCAAGGACCGGCTCTCGGGCTTCGCCGCCGACTCCGGCGAGAAGCTGATGCCGCCGTCGTGGCAGGTGGAGATCGACGCGTTCCCCGAGTACTACGCCGGCTACCTGGGCAAGTACACCGAGCAGGTCTCCCCGATGACGACGATGGTCTGCACCGGCCCGATCACCTACGTCGGCCAGGAGCAGCTGGCGACCGACATCGCGAACCTCCGCTCCGCGATCGAGGGCGCCGGGCGGTCGGGCGCCGGGGTCACCGAGGCGTTCCTCCCGTCGACGAGCCCGAGCGGGTTCGGCCGCAACGAGCACTACTCCTCGCACGGGGAGTACCTGCAGGCCGTCGCGGAGGCGTTGCGCGAGGAGTACCTGGGGATCGTCGACGCCGGGTTCCTGCTGCAGGTCGACGACCCGTGGCTGATCGAGTACCTCTCGGAGAACCCGGAGACCACGCCCGAGCAGCGCCGCGCCGACGCCGAGCAGCACGTCGAGATCCTGTCCCACGCGCTGCGCGGCATCCCGCGGGAGAAGATCCGCCTGCACACCTGCTACGGCCTCAACCACGGCCCGCGGGTGCACGACATCGACCTGCGCGACGTCGCCCCGCTGATGCTGAGGATCCCGGCCGGCGCGTACTCCTTCGAGGTCGCCAACCCGCGCCACCAGCACGAGTGGAAGATCTGGCGCGACATCCCGCTCGAGGACGGCCAGATCCTCATCCCCGGCCTGCTCGGCCACGCGACGAACTACGTCGAGCACCCGGAGCTGATCGCCGACCAGATCGAGCAGTACGCCGGGATCGTCGGGCGGGAGAACGTGATCGCCGGGGCCGACTGCGGCTTCTCCTCGCGCGCGAGCTTCTCCCCCGAGGTGCACCCGAGCGTCGTGTGGGAGAAGTTCCGGGCGCTGTCGGAGGGGGCGCGGATCGCGAGCGAACGCCTCTGGTGA
- a CDS encoding alpha/beta fold hydrolase, which translates to MAVTRRIPGLLVTEHEIAVPLDHSAPGGEQITVFAREVADPDGLDRPYLVYLQGGPGFEGPRPTRRPPSPGWLDRALADFRVLMLDQRGTGRSTPVGPATLVGRTPAEQAAYLTYLRADAIVADAEALRAHLGSAPWSVLGQSFGGFCALAYLSQAPEGLREALFTGGLPPIGRHPDEIYRATYARVLERNRRYYARYPEDRDRFLAAVAAAPVLASGDRLSPARLRQAGNLLGRSDGPELLHAILELDPTSPAFAHDAESIGFARNPIYAVLHESCYADGHATEWSAQRTMPPEYADDPALLTGEHVYPWMFEELGALRPFAEAAELLAAHPWPRLYDAAVLGGNEVPAAAAVYVEDLYVESAYSLETAAQVRGLRTWVTSEYEHNALRADGAAVLDHLLDLVRGRR; encoded by the coding sequence ATGGCGGTCACGCGACGGATCCCCGGACTCCTGGTCACCGAGCACGAGATCGCGGTGCCGCTCGACCACTCCGCACCCGGCGGCGAGCAGATCACCGTCTTCGCCCGCGAGGTCGCCGATCCCGACGGCCTCGACCGCCCGTATCTGGTGTACCTGCAGGGCGGGCCCGGGTTCGAGGGCCCGCGACCCACGCGCCGGCCCCCGTCACCGGGCTGGCTGGACCGGGCCCTGGCCGACTTCCGCGTCCTGATGCTCGACCAGCGCGGCACCGGCCGCTCGACGCCCGTCGGCCCGGCGACGCTGGTCGGGCGCACCCCGGCCGAGCAGGCGGCGTACCTGACGTACTTGCGCGCCGACGCGATCGTCGCCGACGCCGAGGCGCTGCGCGCGCACCTGGGCAGCGCCCCGTGGTCGGTACTGGGGCAGAGCTTCGGCGGCTTCTGCGCGCTCGCCTACCTCTCGCAGGCGCCCGAGGGGCTGCGGGAGGCGCTGTTCACCGGGGGGCTGCCGCCGATCGGCCGCCATCCCGACGAGATCTACCGCGCCACCTACGCGCGGGTGCTGGAGCGCAACCGCCGCTACTACGCGCGCTACCCCGAGGACCGCGACCGCTTCCTCGCCGCCGTGGCCGCCGCGCCGGTGCTCGCGTCGGGCGACCGGCTCTCCCCGGCCCGGCTGCGTCAGGCCGGCAACCTGCTGGGCCGCAGCGACGGCCCCGAGCTCCTGCACGCGATCCTGGAGCTGGACCCGACGTCGCCGGCGTTCGCGCACGACGCCGAGTCGATCGGCTTCGCCCGCAACCCGATCTACGCGGTGCTGCACGAGTCCTGCTACGCCGACGGGCACGCGACGGAGTGGTCGGCGCAGCGGACGATGCCGCCGGAGTACGCCGACGACCCCGCGCTGCTGACCGGCGAGCACGTCTACCCGTGGATGTTCGAGGAGCTGGGGGCGCTGCGCCCGTTCGCCGAGGCGGCGGAGCTCCTCGCCGCGCACCCGTGGCCCCGGCTCTACGACGCCGCGGTGCTCGGGGGCAACGAGGTGCCCGCCGCGGCTGCGGTCTACGTCGAGGACCTGTACGTGGAGAGCGCGTACTCGCTGGAGACGGCGGCCCAGGTGCGCGGGCTGCGGACGTGGGTCACCAGCGAGTACGAGCACAACGCCCTGCGCGCCGACGGGGCCGCCGTCCTGGACCACCTGCTCGACCTGGTCCGCGGCCGCCGCTGA
- a CDS encoding pyridoxamine 5'-phosphate oxidase family protein, which yields MKEQRRSRKIAMTPEEVDAFLAEERTVRVATNGTNGPHATPLWYAWHGGAMWMTSLSRSQRWADLAADPRIAAVVDAGHDYAELRGVEIRGRVEVVGEVPRTGEPVPELDGPEQAFADRYSGGTMHHDGRHAWLKLVPEKITSWDFRKIGG from the coding sequence ATGAAGGAGCAGCGACGGTCCCGGAAGATCGCGATGACGCCGGAGGAGGTCGACGCCTTCCTCGCGGAGGAGCGCACAGTCCGCGTCGCCACCAACGGCACGAACGGCCCGCACGCCACCCCGCTCTGGTACGCCTGGCACGGCGGGGCGATGTGGATGACGTCGCTGTCGCGCAGCCAGCGCTGGGCCGACCTCGCCGCGGACCCGCGGATCGCCGCCGTCGTCGACGCCGGGCACGACTACGCCGAGCTGCGCGGGGTCGAGATCCGGGGCCGGGTCGAGGTGGTCGGCGAGGTGCCGCGGACCGGGGAGCCGGTACCCGAGCTGGACGGGCCGGAGCAGGCGTTCGCCGACCGGTACTCCGGCGGCACCATGCACCACGACGGCCGCCACGCCTGGCTGAAGCTGGTACCCGAGAAGATCACCAGCTGGGACTTCCGCAAGATCGGCGGCTGA
- a CDS encoding Fic/DOC family protein produces the protein MSWDPYLDLDSGVLRNRFGITDREELARAESDFSASRLVDLEHADLPGHYDLPHLQAFHRHLFGDVYDWAGELRTVAIGKGAAFCAPGDLTSAGERVFGQLARHRCLQGLDRDTFVDALARLLGEINGLHPFREGNGRTQRAFLGQLARTAGHPVRWAAIDPAENVAASRAAHLDGDRAPLRAMLDALVAD, from the coding sequence GTGAGCTGGGACCCCTACCTCGACCTCGACTCCGGGGTCCTGCGCAACCGTTTCGGGATCACCGACCGCGAGGAGCTGGCCCGGGCGGAGTCCGACTTCTCGGCGTCGCGCCTGGTCGATCTGGAGCACGCCGACCTCCCGGGCCACTACGACCTCCCGCACCTGCAGGCCTTCCACCGCCACCTCTTCGGCGACGTCTACGACTGGGCCGGCGAGCTGCGCACCGTCGCGATCGGGAAGGGCGCCGCGTTCTGCGCTCCGGGTGACCTGACCTCGGCGGGCGAGCGCGTGTTCGGGCAACTGGCGCGGCACCGCTGCCTTCAGGGGCTCGACCGCGACACGTTCGTCGACGCCCTGGCCCGGTTACTGGGCGAGATCAACGGGCTGCACCCGTTCCGCGAGGGCAACGGCCGCACCCAGCGCGCCTTCCTCGGCCAGCTCGCCCGTACCGCGGGCCACCCCGTCCGCTGGGCGGCGATCGACCCGGCGGAGAACGTCGCGGCCTCCCGGGCCGCCCACCTCGACGGCGACCGCGCCCCGCTGCGGGCGATGCTGGACGCCCTGGTCGCCGACTGA
- a CDS encoding type II toxin-antitoxin system Phd/YefM family antitoxin has protein sequence MLLPQVLSFREFRAGLAATLKQVQEPDAEPVFVGAHRKPEAVVMSVSHYQHLRDRAERREAVEAALASVRAEGLEPSALGHRLLSEVAVGRIGTDEMRSRLTEHYTR, from the coding sequence ATGCTGCTGCCCCAGGTGCTGTCGTTCCGCGAGTTCCGCGCCGGGCTGGCGGCCACGTTGAAGCAGGTGCAGGAGCCCGACGCCGAGCCCGTGTTCGTGGGTGCGCACCGCAAGCCCGAGGCCGTCGTGATGTCGGTGTCGCACTACCAGCACCTGCGCGACCGCGCGGAGCGGCGCGAGGCGGTGGAGGCGGCGCTGGCGTCGGTGCGGGCGGAGGGGCTGGAGCCGAGCGCTCTGGGTCACCGGCTGCTCTCCGAGGTCGCCGTCGGACGGATCGGCACCGACGAGATGCGCAGCCGGCTCACCGAGCACTACACGCGGTGA
- a CDS encoding acyl-CoA dehydrogenase family protein, which produces MSEVLELAESVLSGSSSTGTDLDAALWRALEETGLARLTLAEAAGGSGASFADAAEVLQATGAHAARVPLVETDLLAGWLLHSHGIAVPDGPLTAVAADGDTLTRVAWAREVAGIVVLTPSEVLLLTVDGLEITAGANLAEEPRDTVTRPEVVAARADLAPGAAAEFRLRAALGRAQLLAGAARGALARTVRYAGERVQFGRPIGKFQAVQQQLALAASEVAASGAAASAAAATADRDGFGAPSTAFAVAAAKARTGEAAGEVARIAHQVHGAIGFTREHDLRLLTTRLWAWRDEDGSDAQWQAELGATVLAAGAEALWPLVTGTP; this is translated from the coding sequence ATGTCCGAGGTACTCGAGCTCGCCGAGTCCGTGCTCTCCGGTTCGTCGTCCACGGGCACCGACCTCGACGCCGCGCTCTGGAGGGCGCTGGAGGAGACCGGGCTCGCCCGGCTCACGCTGGCCGAGGCGGCCGGGGGGAGCGGGGCCTCGTTCGCCGACGCGGCAGAGGTGCTGCAGGCCACCGGGGCGCACGCCGCGCGCGTGCCGCTCGTCGAGACCGACCTGCTGGCCGGCTGGCTGCTGCACTCCCACGGCATCGCGGTGCCCGACGGCCCGCTCACGGCGGTGGCCGCCGACGGCGACACCCTCACCCGCGTCGCGTGGGCGCGGGAGGTGGCCGGGATCGTCGTGCTGACGCCGTCGGAGGTGCTGCTCCTGACCGTCGACGGGCTGGAGATCACCGCGGGGGCGAACCTCGCCGAGGAGCCCCGCGACACGGTGACCCGGCCCGAGGTCGTCGCGGCCCGGGCCGATCTCGCGCCGGGTGCGGCCGCCGAGTTCCGGCTGCGCGCCGCGCTCGGGCGGGCCCAGTTGCTCGCCGGGGCCGCCCGCGGGGCGCTGGCCCGGACCGTGCGGTACGCGGGGGAGCGGGTGCAGTTCGGTCGCCCGATCGGCAAGTTCCAGGCCGTGCAGCAGCAGCTCGCGCTGGCCGCGTCGGAGGTGGCGGCGTCGGGTGCCGCGGCGTCCGCGGCGGCCGCCACCGCCGACCGCGACGGGTTCGGCGCACCGTCCACCGCGTTCGCCGTGGCCGCCGCGAAGGCGCGCACCGGGGAGGCGGCGGGCGAGGTCGCGCGGATCGCCCACCAGGTCCACGGGGCGATCGGCTTCACCCGCGAGCACGACCTGCGGCTGCTCACGACCCGGCTCTGGGCGTGGCGCGACGAGGACGGATCCGACGCGCAGTGGCAGGCCGAGCTGGGTGCCACCGTCCTCGCGGCGGGCGCCGAGGCCCTGTGGCCGCTGGTGACCGGGACACCCTGA
- a CDS encoding acyl-CoA dehydrogenase family protein translates to MTSTLSRLPALVPPPTELPPRAAALRAEVRAFLAEERAAGAWSPRADVWLSGWDERFTRELGRRGWLGMTIPVEYGGHGLGALDRYVVTEELLAAGAPVAAHWVADRQIGPTLMRFGTEEQRRRYLPRIAAGECYFGIGMSEPDAGSDLAAVRTKAVQVDGGWELTGTKVWTSGAHHAHAFFALARSAPKDDANRHAGLSQFIVDLDSPGVQIRPIPLLTGAHHFNEVVFDRVFIPDAQVLGELGGGWAQVTGELAFERSGPERFLSTFPLLTALLGELTGVSGTEREVGRIVSRLWTLRRMSLAVAGSLESGEAPELAAAVVKDLGTRFENEIVDAARTLVAIPPDPGAESGFARLLADAVLHAPGFTLRGGTNEVLRGIVARGMGLR, encoded by the coding sequence GTGACGTCCACGTTGAGCCGGTTGCCGGCGCTGGTCCCACCCCCCACCGAGCTGCCGCCCCGCGCCGCCGCGCTGCGGGCCGAGGTCCGGGCGTTCCTCGCCGAGGAGCGCGCCGCCGGAGCCTGGAGCCCGCGCGCCGACGTCTGGCTCTCCGGCTGGGACGAGCGGTTCACCAGGGAGCTGGGCAGGCGCGGCTGGCTCGGCATGACGATCCCCGTCGAGTACGGCGGGCACGGACTCGGTGCGTTGGACCGCTACGTCGTCACCGAGGAACTGCTCGCCGCGGGCGCCCCCGTCGCCGCGCACTGGGTCGCCGACCGCCAGATCGGGCCCACGCTCATGCGGTTCGGCACCGAGGAGCAGCGGCGGCGCTACCTGCCCCGGATCGCCGCGGGGGAGTGCTACTTCGGTATCGGGATGAGCGAGCCCGACGCCGGCTCCGACCTCGCCGCCGTCCGGACGAAGGCGGTGCAGGTCGACGGCGGGTGGGAGCTGACCGGCACGAAGGTGTGGACGTCCGGCGCGCACCACGCGCACGCGTTCTTCGCCCTCGCCCGCTCCGCTCCGAAGGACGACGCGAACCGGCACGCCGGGCTCTCGCAGTTCATCGTCGACCTCGACTCCCCGGGTGTGCAGATCCGCCCCATCCCGCTGCTCACCGGGGCGCACCACTTCAACGAGGTCGTGTTCGACCGCGTGTTCATCCCCGACGCGCAGGTGCTCGGGGAACTGGGCGGCGGCTGGGCCCAGGTCACGGGGGAGCTCGCGTTCGAGCGCAGCGGCCCGGAGCGGTTCCTCTCGACGTTCCCGCTGCTCACCGCGCTGCTCGGTGAGCTGACGGGGGTGTCGGGCACCGAGCGCGAGGTCGGCCGGATCGTGTCGCGGCTGTGGACGCTGCGGCGGATGTCGCTGGCCGTGGCCGGGTCGCTGGAGTCCGGCGAGGCGCCGGAGCTGGCCGCCGCCGTCGTCAAGGACCTGGGTACGCGGTTCGAGAACGAGATCGTCGACGCGGCGCGCACGCTGGTGGCGATCCCACCGGACCCCGGTGCGGAGTCCGGGTTCGCCCGGCTGCTCGCCGACGCCGTTCTGCACGCCCCTGGCTTCACGCTGCGGGGCGGGACCAACGAGGTGCTGCGCGGGATCGTCGCGCGCGGGATGGGGCTGCGCTGA
- a CDS encoding NAD-dependent succinate-semialdehyde dehydrogenase, whose translation MTNPTDEARVLDAVPTGLFIGGSWRPAASGATLPVDDPATGKTLVEVSDAGPEDGMEALAAASAAQASFAAMAPRARGEILRRAYELLMERIDDLALLMTLEMGKPLAEAKGEITYAAEFFRWFGEEAVRIDGGYAVAPAGNSRFLVMKQPVGVCLFITPWNFPMAMGTRKIGPAIAAGCAMVIKPSELTPLSMHALAAILVEAGLPDGVLNVVTTSKAGAVMEPLIRDGRARKLSFTGSTAVGKKLLEQASEKVLRTSMELGGNAPLIVFDDADLDKAVEGAMAAKMRNMGEACTAANRFLVHRSVADAFADKLAARMGALVVGRGTEDGVQVGPLVNARGREKVVTLVQDALDKGATVKIGAVPGDGPGHFYPPTVLTGVPLEARLTHEEIFGPVAAITVFDGEDEAVAAANDTEFGLVSYLFTENLTRALRVSERLEAGMIGLNTGLVSNPAAPFGGIKQSGLGREGGTVGIDEFLETKYVGIAFGG comes from the coding sequence ATGACGAATCCGACCGACGAAGCCCGGGTGCTCGACGCCGTCCCCACCGGCCTGTTCATCGGCGGGTCCTGGCGTCCGGCCGCGTCCGGCGCCACCCTGCCCGTCGACGACCCGGCCACGGGGAAGACGCTGGTCGAGGTGTCCGACGCGGGCCCCGAGGACGGGATGGAGGCCCTCGCGGCCGCGTCCGCGGCCCAGGCGTCGTTCGCCGCGATGGCGCCGCGGGCGCGCGGGGAGATCCTGCGCCGCGCCTACGAGCTGCTCATGGAGCGGATCGACGACCTCGCGCTGCTCATGACCCTGGAGATGGGCAAGCCGCTGGCCGAGGCGAAGGGCGAGATCACCTACGCCGCGGAGTTCTTCCGCTGGTTCGGCGAGGAGGCCGTGCGCATCGACGGCGGCTACGCGGTCGCCCCCGCCGGCAACAGCCGGTTCCTGGTGATGAAGCAGCCGGTCGGCGTGTGCCTGTTCATCACCCCGTGGAACTTCCCGATGGCGATGGGCACCCGCAAGATCGGGCCCGCGATCGCGGCCGGCTGCGCGATGGTGATCAAGCCCTCGGAGCTGACTCCGCTCTCGATGCACGCGCTCGCCGCGATCCTGGTCGAGGCCGGCCTGCCCGACGGCGTGCTCAACGTCGTCACCACGTCGAAAGCGGGCGCGGTGATGGAGCCCCTGATCCGCGACGGCCGCGCGCGCAAGCTGTCGTTCACCGGCTCCACCGCGGTGGGCAAGAAGCTCCTGGAGCAGGCGTCGGAGAAGGTGCTGCGGACGTCGATGGAGCTCGGCGGCAACGCCCCGCTGATCGTGTTCGACGACGCCGACCTCGACAAGGCCGTCGAGGGCGCGATGGCCGCGAAGATGCGCAACATGGGCGAGGCGTGCACCGCGGCCAACCGGTTCCTGGTGCACCGCTCGGTCGCCGACGCCTTCGCCGACAAGCTCGCCGCCCGCATGGGCGCGCTCGTCGTCGGCCGCGGCACCGAGGACGGCGTGCAGGTCGGCCCGCTGGTCAACGCGCGGGGCCGCGAGAAGGTCGTGACGCTGGTGCAGGACGCCCTCGACAAGGGGGCCACGGTGAAGATCGGCGCCGTCCCTGGTGACGGGCCGGGGCACTTCTACCCGCCCACCGTCCTCACCGGCGTCCCCCTGGAGGCGCGGCTCACCCACGAGGAGATCTTCGGGCCGGTCGCCGCCATCACCGTGTTCGACGGGGAGGACGAGGCCGTCGCTGCGGCCAACGACACCGAGTTCGGGCTGGTCAGCTACCTGTTCACGGAGAACCTGACGCGCGCGCTCCGCGTCAGCGAGCGACTGGAGGCCGGGATGATCGGGCTCAACACCGGTCTCGTCTCCAACCCGGCCGCTCCGTTCGGCGGCATCAAGCAGTCCGGCCTGGGCCGGGAGGGCGGCACCGTCGGCATCGACGAGTTCCTGGAGACCAAGTACGTCGGGATCGCCTTCGGGGGCTGA
- a CDS encoding energy-coupling factor ABC transporter permease codes for MSDGLVSPPTALLFGVIAAIGLAIAATRARSDLDDRTAPMAGLVTAFVFAVQMINFPILPGASGHLLGGALVAILVGPWVGSMCIAIVLVVQAVLFADGGLTALGTNITNMALVGVFTGYLVALALRRFAVRSRAGLLATAFVAALLNTVVAALAFVGEYAIGGAGGASLGTVFTLMVAFHVLIGIGEGVITAATVGAVASVRPDLVHLLRTAPAATEKSLS; via the coding sequence ATGAGTGACGGGCTGGTCAGCCCGCCCACGGCCCTGCTGTTCGGGGTGATCGCCGCGATCGGCCTCGCGATCGCGGCGACCCGGGCCCGCAGCGACCTCGACGACCGCACGGCCCCGATGGCCGGCCTGGTCACGGCGTTCGTGTTCGCCGTCCAGATGATCAACTTCCCGATCCTGCCGGGCGCGTCGGGGCACCTGCTCGGCGGCGCACTCGTCGCGATCCTGGTCGGCCCGTGGGTCGGATCGATGTGCATCGCGATCGTGCTCGTCGTGCAGGCGGTCCTGTTCGCCGACGGCGGGCTGACGGCGCTGGGCACCAACATCACGAACATGGCCCTGGTCGGGGTGTTCACCGGCTACCTCGTGGCACTGGCGCTGCGCCGCTTCGCCGTCCGCAGCCGGGCCGGGCTGCTGGCCACGGCGTTCGTCGCGGCACTGCTCAACACGGTCGTCGCGGCACTCGCCTTCGTCGGCGAGTACGCCATCGGCGGCGCCGGGGGTGCCTCGCTCGGCACCGTGTTCACCCTGATGGTGGCCTTCCACGTGCTCATCGGCATCGGTGAGGGCGTGATCACCGCGGCCACCGTCGGCGCCGTCGCCTCCGTCCGGCCCGATCTCGTCCACCTGCTCCGCACCGCACCCGCCGCCACCGAGAAGAGCCTGTCGTGA
- a CDS encoding PDGLE domain-containing protein, with the protein MSTPTRSRTRFYVGFLLVALLIAGGLSYFASSDPDGLDSVTLSGCTLDGAGEPVGGTCIAQNAEDHHLSDSPLADYAIGGSEGSVGAAGIIGVIVTLVVAGGLFWVLRKRSPK; encoded by the coding sequence GTGAGCACCCCGACCCGGTCCCGGACCCGCTTCTACGTCGGGTTCCTGCTCGTCGCGCTTCTGATCGCGGGCGGGCTGTCCTACTTCGCCAGCTCCGACCCCGACGGCCTCGACAGCGTCACACTCTCCGGCTGCACCCTGGACGGCGCGGGCGAGCCGGTGGGCGGCACGTGCATCGCGCAGAACGCAGAGGACCACCACCTCTCCGACAGCCCGCTGGCCGACTACGCGATCGGCGGGAGCGAGGGCAGCGTCGGAGCGGCCGGGATCATCGGGGTGATCGTCACCCTCGTCGTCGCCGGGGGCCTGTTCTGGGTCCTGCGCAAGCGCAGCCCGAAATAG
- the cbiQ gene encoding cobalt ECF transporter T component CbiQ: MGAGHSHPLYLVGNSPVHRLPAEVKIVAAFLGVVCVVVTPREAFAVFGGYLVLLAGVWAVARIPIGWIAVRSLIEAPFVVLAVLLPFTGPAPFVEFVGLTLSEPGLLGAWNILVKGTLGVLTSLTLAATTPLRDLLLGLQRLRAPALVVTIATLMLRYVDVIAGEARRMRLARISRGHDPRFLWQVGATARGVGALFIRSYERGERVHLAMLSRGWAGEMPRLSDTVTTRRNWLVGLSPVVVAAALAVTGLVTA; encoded by the coding sequence GTGGGCGCCGGACATTCCCATCCGCTGTACCTGGTCGGAAACTCGCCGGTGCACCGGCTCCCCGCCGAGGTCAAGATCGTCGCGGCGTTCCTGGGCGTCGTCTGCGTGGTGGTCACCCCGCGCGAGGCGTTCGCGGTGTTCGGTGGCTACCTGGTACTGCTCGCCGGGGTGTGGGCGGTCGCCCGGATCCCGATCGGCTGGATCGCGGTGCGCTCGCTGATCGAGGCACCCTTCGTCGTGCTGGCGGTGCTGCTGCCGTTCACCGGCCCGGCACCGTTCGTCGAGTTCGTCGGGCTGACGCTGTCGGAGCCCGGTCTGCTCGGGGCGTGGAACATCCTGGTCAAGGGCACGCTCGGCGTCCTGACCTCGCTCACGCTCGCCGCCACCACACCCCTGCGCGACCTGCTGCTGGGCCTGCAGCGGTTGCGGGCGCCGGCGCTGGTCGTCACGATCGCCACCCTCATGCTCCGCTACGTCGACGTCATCGCCGGGGAGGCCCGCCGTATGCGCCTGGCCCGCATCTCCCGCGGCCACGACCCCCGCTTCCTGTGGCAGGTCGGGGCCACCGCCCGTGGGGTCGGAGCGCTGTTCATCCGGTCCTACGAGCGCGGCGAGCGCGTCCACCTCGCGATGCTGTCGCGCGGCTGGGCCGGTGAGATGCCCCGGCTCTCCGACACCGTCACCACCCGCCGCAACTGGCTGGTCGGCCTGTCCCCCGTCGTCGTCGCCGCCGCACTGGCCGTCACCGGGCTGGTGACCGCGTGA
- a CDS encoding energy-coupling factor ABC transporter ATP-binding protein codes for MTRAGTTRAGTTSLAVSGLAFSYPDGHRALHGVDLHIGRGERVALLGPNGAGKTTLVLHLNGILTAGAGSVAVGGLPVVKENLREIRRRVGIVFQDPDDQLFMPTVGEDVAFGPANFGVTGDALRVRVRTALERVGMAEHADRSPLHLSGGQRRRVALATVLACEPEILVLDEPSSNLDPTARRELAEVLLDLDVTMLMVTHDLPYALQLCPRSVVLDDGAVVADGPTRELLADPGMLARHRLELPFGFSLT; via the coding sequence GTGACCCGCGCAGGGACGACCCGCGCAGGGACGACGTCGCTCGCCGTGTCCGGGCTGGCCTTCTCCTACCCCGACGGGCACCGGGCCCTGCACGGCGTCGACCTGCACATCGGACGCGGCGAGCGCGTCGCTCTGCTCGGCCCGAACGGCGCGGGCAAGACCACGCTCGTGCTCCACCTGAACGGGATCCTCACCGCCGGGGCCGGCAGCGTCGCCGTCGGCGGGCTCCCGGTCGTCAAGGAGAACCTCCGGGAGATCCGGCGCCGCGTCGGCATCGTCTTCCAGGACCCCGACGACCAGCTGTTCATGCCCACCGTCGGCGAGGACGTGGCGTTCGGCCCGGCCAACTTCGGCGTCACCGGCGACGCGCTGCGCGTCCGGGTGCGCACGGCGCTGGAGCGCGTCGGGATGGCCGAGCACGCCGACCGCTCCCCGCTGCACCTCTCGGGAGGTCAGCGGCGCCGCGTCGCGCTGGCCACCGTGCTGGCCTGCGAGCCGGAGATCCTCGTCCTCGACGAGCCGTCGTCCAACCTCGACCCCACGGCCCGGCGCGAGCTGGCCGAGGTGCTGCTCGACCTCGACGTCACGATGCTGATGGTCACCCACGACCTGCCCTACGCCCTGCAGCTGTGCCCGCGCAGCGTGGTGCTCGACGACGGTGCGGTCGTGGCCGACGGGCCCACCCGCGAGCTCCTCGCCGACCCGGGGATGCTGGCGCGGCACCGCCTGGAGCTGCCGTTCGGGTTCAGCCTGACGTGA